The Spirosoma oryzicola region TTGCGGTACGGGGGGCGACGGAAAGGATACGTTTAACATATCAACGTTGTCGTCTTTTGTTGTGGCTGGAGCCGGGCAGTGCGTTGCCAAGCATGGTAACCACGGTGTATCATCGCTCGTTGGCTCTTCGACAGTTATGGAACGACTCGGATACCGGTTTACAAACGATGTTGGGGAGTTACAGCGGAAAATGGAAACCGCCGGAATCTGCTTTTTACATGCGCCCCTGTTCCACCCGGCAATGAAGAATGTAGCCCCCATCCGGAAGGACTTGGGCGTGAAGACATTTTTCAATGTCCTGGGTCCAATGATTAATCCGGCAAAGCCTCAAAAACAGCTCGTTGGCGTATTCAACCTTGAATTGGCGCGATTATATGCGTACCTTTATCAGCAAAGCGACAAACGATTTATGATCCTTCACGCGCTGGATGGTTACGACGAGATTTCGTTGACCGGTGCGTTTAAGGTTATCAGCAATCAAACGGAGCAGGTTCTTGAGCCTGAGCAGCTAGGAATGAGTCTATTAACGGCTGAATCGCTAGCAGGAGGGCAAACACTCGATGAGTCGGCTCAGATTTTTATGAACGTGCTGAACAACGAAGCAACATCCGCTCAGAAACAGGCCGTTCTGGCCAATTCGGCAATGGCGCTGCTAGCGGCTGGACGAGCCACTAGTCGGGAAGAGGCTGTAGCTTTAGCCCGCGAATCGTTGGAAAGCAAAAAGGCATTGGCGTGTTTTAAGAAATTGATCAATTAGAAAAAGTCATTCGTAGTCATCGCTGTTCTGCATTGGTTTAAACAAAGACCGAGTATATCAGACAAAGCATGACACGGCGTAAATGACAACGACGACGCACAGCAGATGACGATTCTTGACGAAATCATTGCACAAAAGCGAATTGAAGTAGAGCAGCGCAAAGCGGCCACGCCAATATCTGCACTGGAACAAATGCCGGATTTCAAACGGCAGCCTTTATCCGCGCGGGAAGCCATTCAAGGATTAAATTCGACGGGTATTATTGCTGAATTCAAGCGCAAATCCCCGTCAAAAGGTATTATTAATGACCGTGCCGATGTAGCAGCAACCACGCAGGGATATGTGCAGGCTGGAGCCGCTGTGCTGTCGGTGCTGACCGACGAACCTTTTTTTGGCGGAACTCCCGCCGACTTGCAAGCCGCTCGGTTGGCTAACCCATCTACGCCGATCCTTCG contains the following coding sequences:
- the trpD gene encoding anthranilate phosphoribosyltransferase, with amino-acid sequence MKDILNHLFEHKFLTKDQARQVLLGIGRGEYNAAQIASFLTVYMMRSIRLEELEGFRDAMLELCLPVDLDAYDPMDLCGTGGDGKDTFNISTLSSFVVAGAGQCVAKHGNHGVSSLVGSSTVMERLGYRFTNDVGELQRKMETAGICFLHAPLFHPAMKNVAPIRKDLGVKTFFNVLGPMINPAKPQKQLVGVFNLELARLYAYLYQQSDKRFMILHALDGYDEISLTGAFKVISNQTEQVLEPEQLGMSLLTAESLAGGQTLDESAQIFMNVLNNEATSAQKQAVLANSAMALLAAGRATSREEAVALARESLESKKALACFKKLIN